DNA from Rhodobacteraceae bacterium M382:
AAAGCCATCGTCGCACAGGATCCGCGCGGATTCGACCAGGGCAAAAACATCCGGTTGCAGGCTGTCGGAATGTCCGATCACTTCCAGCTTGATCCAATTGGTGCCAAAAACTTCGCGCGCCATTTGGGCTGTGGTCACGGCCTCCTGCACCGAATGACACCCTGCGGTGTTGGGCAGGATGCGTGTGCCGGTGTCGCGCAGCATGCCCCAGAACCCCGCGCCTGAGCCATCAGCCGCTTCACGGCGCAAGCTGACGGTAACGATCTGGGTACCACTGGCACGGATTGCGTCGACCAGTATTGCGGGAGAGGGGTATTGCGCCGTTCCCAGAAGTAAGCGTGACTGAATTTGGTGTCCGTAAAGTAGCATTTTTCATCCCCCTTGCATGGGTGCCAGCACTTCGAGCCGGTCACCGTTGGACAGGGGGGTGCCTGCGCGGGCTTCACGCGGAATGAACTGACCGTTCAGGGCGGTGGCGATGGCGGGGCTGGTATATCCGAGCTGGTGCAGTGCCTGTGCCAGGGTCGCGCCTGCTATCTCATGCGGTTGTGCGTTCACGATAATCTGCATCACTTGGTTCCTGAAAGAATTGCGTTGCCAGCTGGCCCGCCAGGGCGGGGGCCAGAAGAAATCCGTGCCGGTACAGCCCGTTCACATGGGTGGTGTCGCCGCATTGGGACAGACGCGGGATATTGTCGCCAAATGCCGGACGCAGACCGACACCGGTTTCGATCACACTGGCTTCACCCAGACCTGGGTGCAGGGTGAATGCAGCCCCCAGCAGTTCCAACATAGAGCGCACGGTGATGGGCCGCCATGAACTGCTTTCGATCATGGTCGCGCCGATCATGTAAATCCCGTCCCCGCGCGGCACGAGATAAAGCGGAATGCGCGGGTGCAGCAGCCGCAGGGTGCGGGTGATCTGCACGTCCTTGGTTTCAATGATCGCCATTTCGCCGCGGATCGGACGCAGCCCGGTGACGCCCGAAGCCATGCCGCGACAATCCACATCCACCTGTGCTGGGGCAGGGGTCTCGTATCGGATGTCGACACCCACCGCCAATACGGCATCGGTCAGGTCGATCAACGCCCGGCGCGGATCCAGGTGGGCTTCGTCCTCAAAAAACAAACCGTCTGAAAATCGCCCCGCCAACGCCGGTTCCAGCGTGGCGATGTCGTCGCCTGTAACCCCGCGATGCTGTTGGGTGCGCAGGGCAAAGCGGGTCAGTTCAGCCCGGTCGCGGGGTGGGGTGACCACCAGCGTGCCTGCCCGAGTGACAGGAGTGAACTGCGCCCACCAGTCGATGGCCCCGGCACCCAGCCGAACCACTTGCGCGTCGGCCGTTTCACCTTCGCACCAGGGGGCCAGCATCCCGCCGGCAAACCAGGAACAGGGGTTGTCAGCAGGCGCGGTGCCGGTTTCAAAAACCGTCACCTGTGCCCCCCGGCGCGCCAGTTCCCAGGCGCTGGCGAGGCCGGCAACGCCGGCCCCTGCGATGGTGATCATTCGCCCGGCTCCAAGGCAGGGTCGTTCACCGGCATATAGAGTTCGCCACCGGTCCGGAACTTCTCGGCCATGGCCTCCATACCTTCCTTTTGCGCTTCGGCGCGGATGTCGTGGCTGATCCGCATCGAACAGAATTTCGGCCCGCACATGGAGCAGAAATGCGCCACCTTGTGAGCCTGTTTGGGCAGGGTCTGGTCGTGGAATTCCCGCGCGGTTTCGGGGTCCAATGCCAGGTTGAACTGGTCCTCCCAGCGGAATTCGAACCGGGCGCGGCTGATCGCGTCATCGCGACGCTGGGCGCCGGGCAGACCCTTGGCCAAATCGGCGGCATGGGCCGCGATTTTATAGGTGATCACCCCGGTTTTTACGTCGTCCCGGTCGGGCAGGCCCAGATGTTCCTTGGGCGTCACGTAACACAGCATGGCACAGCCGAACCAACCGATCATCGCGGCCCCGATGCCAGAGGTGATGTGGTCATACCCCGGCGCGATGTCGGTGGTCAGTGGTCCAAGCGTGTAAAACGGTGCTTCGTCACAACAGGCCAGCTGCTTGTCCATGTTCTCCTTGATCTTGTGCATGGCGACATGGCCCGGGCCTTCGATCATCACCTGACAGTCCTTGGCCCAGGCGATCTTGGTCAGCTCGCCCAGGGTTTCCAGCTCCGCAAACTGTGCCTCGTCATTGGCGTCTGCAATGGAGCCTGGGCGCAACCCATCACCAAGCGAGAAGGCCACGTCATACTGGCGACAGATGTCACAGATTTCGTCGAAGTGTTCGTAGAGGAATGACTCCTTGTGGTGATGCAGGCACCATTTCGCCATGATCGAGCCGCCCCGCGACACGATGCCGGTCACGCGGTTGACGGTCATCGGCACCATGTGCAGCCGCACGCCCGCGTGGATGGTGAAATAGTCCACGCCCTGTTCCGCCTGTTCGATCAACGTGTCGCGAAATACCTCCCAGGTCAGGTCTTCGGCGATGCCGTTTACCTTTTCCAGCGCCTGATACATCGGCACGGTGCCGATGGGCACAGGCGCGTTGCGAATGATCCATTCACGGGTGTTGTGGATGTTGCGCCCCGTCGACAGATCCATGACGGTGTCAGCGCCCCAGCGGATCGACCAAACCATCTTGTCCACCTCTTCCTCCATGGAGGAGGTGACAGCCGAGGTGCCCATATTGGCGTTGATCTTGACCAGGAAATTACGACCGATGATCATCGGCTCGGATTCCGGGTGGTTGATGTTTGACGGGATGATGGCGCGCCCGGCGGCGACTTCGTCGCGGACAAATTCGGGCGTGACATAGTCGGGGATATTGGCCCCCCAGTCGTGACCATCACGATCTGTCGCACCATGACAGGGTGACAGGTCGCGCAGCTGGTTTTCGCGGATCGCGATATACTCCATTTCGGGTGTGACGATCCCGGCGCGGGCATAAGCCAACTGGGTCACGGCCTTGCCGTCCTTGCCGCGCAGGGGGCGTGGTTTGACCGGAAATTCAGGCGTCAGGCGGTCGCCTTCGACAAAGCCGTTGTCTGCGGCGGTGATGTCACGCCCGTCGTATTCCTCGACATCACCACGGGCTTCGATCCATTTGCGGCGCAGGGGCTCCAGACCCTGTTTGATGTCGGTCAGCACGTTGGGATCGGTATAGGGGCCCGAGCTGTCATAGACTGGCAGCGGCGCTTCGCCCGCGGTGGGGTGTACAGAGATTTCGCGCATCGGCACGCGCACATCCGGGTGCATCTGGCCCGGGACATAGATCTTGCGCGACGCAGGCAATTCGCCCGTGGTGATTTTGGGATTGGGGACGTTCATTTCGGTGCTCCTCAAGCTCTCAACTCAAAAAGACACCAGATGAGGTTAGGCCGAGGGAAACAGAGGGTGTACAGGCCCTCTTGTTCGGGACTTGCACGATGCGGGAGAGTACGGCCCCCACAGCGATGCAAACCTAGCTTCCTACGCCAGTATCAACTGGGTCAGGTTCAAAGGGTCGCATCACCGGGCATATGCCCTGTCAGCCTCTCAGTCCCCTAGGCGGGACCCCCCTGCGTGGGCCAATTGGTAGGGGGTGGGGGCGGTTCGCGTCAACCGGGAAATTTCAGCCCAACACGATTAGCCAGCCCCAGACGGTAAAGAGGCTGAGTCCTGTTGCGATCAGCACCGAGGAGGCCGCAACCCGTTTGGCACGGTTGTACATATTGGCAAAAATATAGCCGTTGAATCCGGGGGCCATGGCCGCCGTCAAAACGCCAGACCTGTATAGATCCTGTTGAAGAGACACGGTTTTTCCAAACATCCAGACCAGGGTGGGGTGGAGCAGAAGAGATATGGTGCAGACATAGAAGATCGCCTTCAAATCACCTTCGGGCCGGTATTGGACCAGCACCCCTCCCAGCGCAAAAAGCGCTCCGGGCAGGGCCGCCCGTATGACCAGAGACAGGGCACTATCTACGGCTTCTGGTATTATGAAACCAGTCAGATTCACGATGAACCCCAGCGCGATTCCCAGAATCAGCACGTTCCTGAACATCGCATTCAACACCGAGGTGACAGTTTTCAGGCTCCCGCTGCCCCGGTTGCGCACGATCTCCATCGCGGTAATGCCGACGCCGTAACAGAACGGCGAATGAAAGGCGACGATGGCATAATTCCCGGTCAGGTTTTCCGCCCCATAGGCGCGTTCGGTGATCGGCAGGCCCAGCAGCACCGAGTTGGAAAACAGGCAGCAGAACCCTATGGCTATGGCGTCCTCCCAGTCACGTTTGAAAATCAGCCGCGCCCCACAGACCCCAGCCAGGAAACACAGGAAGGCCGCAGAATAGAAGCTGACCAGCAATGCCGGGTCAAAGCTGGCCGAGAGATCCAGATCGGCGATGGCGCGAAACAGCAGACAGGGAATGGCAAACCCCTGGGTGAACCGCATGATCCCGTCGATGTGCTGCGCCTTGAAATACCCCGCTTGGGTGGTGGCATAGCCTGCGCCAATCACCAGAAAAACGGGCAGGATGACGTCGATCAAGCTCTGGAACATGGCCGCGTGTCCAGTGGAGGCGCCCCAATCCCAGCCGAGGAGAACGCGGCGCATTCAGGATGCCTCCGGCGGGAGTTTTCTGGCGAGATGAAAGCGGAGCGGGGAGACAAATCCCCAAACCGGTTATGTGGGCGGGCGCGGATTGCAGCGCTCAGAGCGGGTAACGGATCACCATGCCATCATAGGCAGGGGTGA
Protein-coding regions in this window:
- a CDS encoding FAD-dependent oxidoreductase encodes the protein MITIAGAGVAGLASAWELARRGAQVTVFETGTAPADNPCSWFAGGMLAPWCEGETADAQVVRLGAGAIDWWAQFTPVTRAGTLVVTPPRDRAELTRFALRTQQHRGVTGDDIATLEPALAGRFSDGLFFEDEAHLDPRRALIDLTDAVLAVGVDIRYETPAPAQVDVDCRGMASGVTGLRPIRGEMAIIETKDVQITRTLRLLHPRIPLYLVPRGDGIYMIGATMIESSSWRPITVRSMLELLGAAFTLHPGLGEASVIETGVGLRPAFGDNIPRLSQCGDTTHVNGLYRHGFLLAPALAGQLATQFFQEPSDADYRERTTA
- a CDS encoding AEC family transporter, which produces MFQSLIDVILPVFLVIGAGYATTQAGYFKAQHIDGIMRFTQGFAIPCLLFRAIADLDLSASFDPALLVSFYSAAFLCFLAGVCGARLIFKRDWEDAIAIGFCCLFSNSVLLGLPITERAYGAENLTGNYAIVAFHSPFCYGVGITAMEIVRNRGSGSLKTVTSVLNAMFRNVLILGIALGFIVNLTGFIIPEAVDSALSLVIRAALPGALFALGGVLVQYRPEGDLKAIFYVCTISLLLHPTLVWMFGKTVSLQQDLYRSGVLTAAMAPGFNGYIFANMYNRAKRVAASSVLIATGLSLFTVWGWLIVLG
- the thiC gene encoding phosphomethylpyrimidine synthase ThiC translates to MNVPNPKITTGELPASRKIYVPGQMHPDVRVPMREISVHPTAGEAPLPVYDSSGPYTDPNVLTDIKQGLEPLRRKWIEARGDVEEYDGRDITAADNGFVEGDRLTPEFPVKPRPLRGKDGKAVTQLAYARAGIVTPEMEYIAIRENQLRDLSPCHGATDRDGHDWGANIPDYVTPEFVRDEVAAGRAIIPSNINHPESEPMIIGRNFLVKINANMGTSAVTSSMEEEVDKMVWSIRWGADTVMDLSTGRNIHNTREWIIRNAPVPIGTVPMYQALEKVNGIAEDLTWEVFRDTLIEQAEQGVDYFTIHAGVRLHMVPMTVNRVTGIVSRGGSIMAKWCLHHHKESFLYEHFDEICDICRQYDVAFSLGDGLRPGSIADANDEAQFAELETLGELTKIAWAKDCQVMIEGPGHVAMHKIKENMDKQLACCDEAPFYTLGPLTTDIAPGYDHITSGIGAAMIGWFGCAMLCYVTPKEHLGLPDRDDVKTGVITYKIAAHAADLAKGLPGAQRRDDAISRARFEFRWEDQFNLALDPETAREFHDQTLPKQAHKVAHFCSMCGPKFCSMRISHDIRAEAQKEGMEAMAEKFRTGGELYMPVNDPALEPGE
- the thiS gene encoding sulfur carrier protein ThiS translates to MQIIVNAQPHEIAGATLAQALHQLGYTSPAIATALNGQFIPREARAGTPLSNGDRLEVLAPMQGG